A region of Roseobacter litoralis Och 149 DNA encodes the following proteins:
- a CDS encoding ABC transporter ATP-binding protein, which yields MTALLEVDDITKRFGGIVALDALNLSLQPGELRCILGPNGCGKTTLFNVLTGAFKPTSGTVRFRGEAISGKGPIAISRRGVSRKFQVPGIFPELTVLQNVALPMAAASRKPTLRSLIWHKIDPARLAELLDFAGLTDKADVLASDLAHGEKQRLEIVMLLAVDADLLLLDEPTAGMSKGETATIAALIRRLTSEFGKTVLVIEHDMQFVLDLDCRITVMARGTVIAEGTYDEVRNNPQVIECYLGQAS from the coding sequence GTGACGGCCCTGCTGGAAGTTGACGATATCACCAAGCGTTTTGGTGGAATCGTTGCCTTGGACGCATTGAACCTGTCGCTACAGCCGGGTGAATTGCGCTGCATTCTGGGGCCGAATGGTTGTGGCAAGACCACTCTGTTCAATGTGCTGACCGGGGCGTTCAAGCCAACATCGGGCACGGTGCGTTTTCGCGGCGAGGCGATCAGCGGCAAGGGACCGATTGCGATTTCGAGGCGCGGCGTTTCGCGCAAGTTTCAGGTGCCGGGGATTTTTCCCGAACTGACGGTGTTGCAGAACGTGGCGCTGCCGATGGCGGCCGCGTCACGCAAACCGACCCTGCGCTCGCTGATCTGGCACAAGATCGACCCTGCGCGGCTGGCTGAACTGCTCGACTTTGCCGGGTTGACCGACAAGGCCGATGTGCTGGCCAGCGATCTTGCCCATGGCGAAAAGCAACGGCTGGAAATCGTGATGCTTTTGGCGGTGGATGCCGATTTGCTGCTGCTTGATGAGCCGACGGCGGGCATGTCGAAAGGGGAGACCGCGACCATTGCGGCCCTCATCCGCAGGCTGACTTCCGAGTTTGGAAAGACGGTGCTGGTGATTGAGCATGACATGCAATTTGTGCTCGACCTTGATTGCCGGATCACTGTGATGGCGCGCGGCACGGTGATTGCTGAGGGCACCTATGACGAGGTGCGCAACAACCCGCAGGTCATCGAATGCTATCTGGGGCAGGCGTCATGA